One Clostridium novyi NT genomic window carries:
- a CDS encoding M18 family aminopeptidase, whose protein sequence is MKNKIKFANELLDFIYKSPTAFHAVDTIKKVLNKEGFSELKECEKWNIEKGKKYYMTKNDSAIVAFVVGNGEVHEDGFKIIGAHTDSPTFRIKPNPEMTSEQSYIKLNTEVYGGPILNTWIDRPLAVAGRVTLKGENILFPETKLVNINKPIMIIPNLAIHMNRNINQGIELNRQVDTLPILGLINDKFEKNDYLLKAIAKELDVDYKEIIDFDLFLYEYEKGSIIGIENEFVSSGRLDDLEAVHAALEGLTQSNVSKATNVLVCFDNEEVGSSTKQGADSNMLANVLERIVISLNGDREDFFRALSKSFIISSDSAHAVHPNKGEKCDPTNRPKLNKGPAIKIAASQSYTSDSNSSSVFKALCSKADVPVQEFVNRSDERGGSTIGPISSTHLNIRSVDIGTPLLAMHSIRELCGVDDHYYGMKVFKEFYNL, encoded by the coding sequence GATTTTATATATAAAAGTCCAACAGCTTTTCATGCAGTGGATACTATAAAGAAAGTTCTTAATAAAGAGGGATTTAGTGAATTAAAAGAATGTGAAAAATGGAATATTGAAAAAGGTAAAAAATATTATATGACAAAAAATGATTCAGCTATAGTTGCTTTTGTTGTTGGAAATGGAGAAGTTCATGAAGATGGATTTAAAATAATAGGAGCGCATACAGATTCTCCTACATTTAGAATAAAACCAAATCCAGAAATGACATCAGAACAAAGTTATATAAAGCTTAATACAGAAGTGTATGGAGGACCTATTCTAAATACATGGATTGATAGACCACTAGCTGTTGCAGGTAGAGTAACATTAAAGGGAGAAAATATATTATTTCCTGAAACTAAATTAGTTAATATTAATAAACCTATAATGATAATTCCTAATTTAGCTATTCATATGAACAGAAATATAAATCAAGGAATAGAGCTAAATAGACAAGTAGATACACTTCCGATTTTAGGACTTATAAATGATAAATTTGAAAAGAATGATTATCTTTTAAAGGCAATTGCAAAGGAACTAGATGTTGATTATAAAGAAATTATTGATTTTGATTTATTCTTATACGAATATGAAAAAGGAAGCATTATTGGAATAGAAAATGAATTTGTATCATCAGGAAGATTAGATGATTTAGAAGCAGTGCATGCTGCATTAGAAGGCTTAACTCAGTCTAATGTTTCAAAGGCAACTAATGTTTTAGTTTGTTTTGATAACGAAGAAGTTGGAAGTTCTACAAAACAAGGTGCAGATTCTAATATGTTAGCTAATGTACTAGAAAGAATAGTGATTTCTTTAAATGGAGATCGTGAAGATTTTTTTAGAGCATTATCAAAATCTTTTATAATATCATCAGATTCAGCTCATGCTGTACATCCTAATAAGGGAGAAAAGTGTGATCCAACTAATAGACCAAAATTAAATAAAGGACCGGCTATAAAAATAGCAGCAAGCCAAAGCTACACATCAGATAGTAATTCATCTTCAGTATTTAAAGCTTTGTGCAGTAAAGCAGATGTTCCAGTTCAAGAATTTGTAAATCGTTCTGATGAAAGAGGAGGTTCTACTATAGGACCAATATCTTCAACTCATTTAAATATAAGATCAGTTGATATTGGAACACCACTCTTAGCTATGCATTCTATAAGAGAACTTTGTGGAGTAGATGACCATTATTATGGAATGAAAGTTTTTAAAGAATTTTATAATTTATAA
- a CDS encoding polysaccharide deacetylase family protein, with product MKNNKLIKIIIPIVILVAFLSGIKLYKLINNEKSIAANKFEKNIGVTKDIDSEKGLKNKKDNKNVEMEQYNGVIEHVFFHPLILDNYEAFHGPKWQTDDMDDWFVTVDEFKNILNAIYEKGYVLVDPNKLYEKYQKDGKELLRRKSLMIPKGKKPLILSIDDLSYNEGMRKATALKLIIDDKGDLATYRKDKSGKVQIGYNETVIIIDDFIKTHPDFSLDGTKGVIALTGYEGVFGYRTERTSPNRESEIAEAKKVANKLKENGWSFASHSYGHNPHDKVSAEKLKIDADHWENEVKNVVGDTQIYIYPHGDSIKENGEKFKYLRSKGFNLFYSVDSASTEIMSKNIPVVHGGRLAIDGVSMRNRRSKFLKFFDAKEVLDLKSRPNRPYKFQ from the coding sequence GTGAAAAATAATAAATTAATAAAAATTATTATTCCAATAGTAATTTTAGTAGCTTTTTTAAGTGGTATTAAATTGTACAAGCTAATAAATAATGAAAAAAGCATAGCTGCAAATAAGTTTGAAAAGAATATAGGGGTTACAAAAGATATAGACAGTGAAAAGGGTCTAAAGAATAAAAAGGATAATAAAAATGTTGAGATGGAGCAATATAATGGGGTTATTGAACATGTATTTTTTCATCCTTTAATTTTGGACAATTATGAAGCTTTTCACGGTCCTAAGTGGCAAACTGATGATATGGATGATTGGTTTGTAACTGTAGATGAATTTAAGAATATTTTAAATGCTATATATGAAAAAGGTTATGTATTAGTTGATCCTAATAAACTTTACGAGAAGTATCAAAAGGATGGAAAAGAATTATTAAGAAGAAAATCTTTAATGATACCAAAAGGAAAGAAACCATTAATTTTATCAATAGATGACTTATCGTACAATGAAGGAATGAGAAAAGCAACTGCCCTAAAACTTATAATAGATGATAAGGGAGATCTTGCAACATATAGAAAAGATAAGAGTGGTAAAGTACAAATAGGATATAATGAAACAGTAATAATAATAGATGACTTTATAAAAACACATCCGGACTTTTCTTTAGATGGTACTAAAGGAGTAATAGCTTTAACTGGTTATGAAGGTGTTTTTGGATATAGAACAGAAAGAACATCTCCTAATCGTGAATCTGAAATAGCAGAAGCTAAAAAAGTTGCTAATAAATTAAAAGAAAATGGATGGAGTTTTGCAAGTCATAGTTATGGACATAATCCACACGATAAGGTTTCAGCTGAAAAATTAAAAATTGATGCTGATCATTGGGAAAATGAGGTCAAAAATGTAGTTGGAGATACTCAAATTTACATATATCCTCATGGGGATAGTATAAAAGAAAACGGTGAAAAGTTTAAATATCTTAGATCAAAGGGATTTAATTTATTTTATTCTGTAGACAGTGCATCAACAGAGATAATGTCTAAAAATATACCTGTTGTACATGGTGGAAGATTGGCTATAGATGGAGTAAGTATGAGAAATAGAAGAAGCAAGTTTTTAAAGTTCTTTGACGCAAAAGAAGTGCTAGATTTAAAATCTAGACCAAATAGGCCATATAAATTTCAATAA